From Thermomonas sp. XSG, one genomic window encodes:
- the leuD gene encoding 3-isopropylmalate dehydratase small subunit, giving the protein MNPFTKHTGVAVPLDRANVDTDQIIPKQFLKSIRRSGFGPNLFDEWRYLDVGQPGQDCSTRPLNPDFVFNQPRYAGASVLLARANFGCGSSREHAPWALAEYGIRAIIAPSFADIFFNNSFKNGLLPIVLQDEEVDALFAQCDAAEGYALAIDLQAQTVTRPDGTRHHFAVDAFRKHCLLHGLDDIGLTLQHADAIRAFEARHRAAQPWVFARG; this is encoded by the coding sequence ATGAATCCCTTCACCAAGCACACGGGCGTGGCGGTGCCGCTGGATCGCGCCAACGTCGACACGGACCAGATCATCCCCAAGCAGTTCCTGAAGTCGATCCGCCGCAGCGGCTTCGGCCCCAACCTGTTCGACGAGTGGCGCTACCTCGACGTCGGCCAGCCGGGACAGGACTGTTCGACGCGGCCGCTGAATCCGGACTTCGTGTTCAACCAGCCGCGCTATGCGGGCGCCAGCGTGCTGCTGGCGCGCGCCAACTTCGGCTGCGGCTCCAGCCGCGAGCACGCACCGTGGGCGCTGGCCGAATACGGCATCCGCGCGATCATCGCGCCGAGCTTCGCCGACATCTTCTTCAACAACAGCTTCAAGAACGGGCTGCTGCCGATCGTGCTGCAGGACGAGGAAGTGGATGCGCTGTTCGCGCAGTGCGACGCCGCGGAAGGCTATGCGTTGGCCATCGACCTGCAGGCGCAGACGGTGACGCGGCCCGATGGGACGCGGCACCACTTCGCCGTCGACGCCTTCCGCAAGCACTGCCTGCTGCACGGGCTGGACGACATCGGCCTGACCCTGCAGCACGCCGACGCCATCCGCGCCTTCGAGGCGCGCCATCGCGCGGCGCAGCCGTGGGTGTTCGCGCGCGGCTGA
- a CDS encoding threonine dehydratase has product MNTDAATPRAPTASDVLAAQARLRRYLGPTPLHYAERSGCWLKLENLQRTGSYKVRGAMNALLAARERGDIRPTIAASAGNHAQGLAWAAYRLGMQAITVMPKSAPATKIAGVAHWGATVRLHGDSYDEARAFAAELAAQHGYRLLSAFDDPDVIAGQGTVGLEIASALSPDVVIVPIGGGGLAAGVALALKTQGVRVIGAQVEGVDAMARALRGDNRIIEPVATLADGVKVKIPGALTRRVLAELLDDVVIVREAELRETLVRLALEEHLIAEGAGALALAAGKRVAARRKCAVVSGGNLDASVLAGLLQDVRPRPPRKPRQRRQERLTPPAASTPARAAGPLPSVAIPVPRAARTTPAPETSYA; this is encoded by the coding sequence ATGAACACGGATGCGGCCACGCCTCGCGCACCCACCGCCAGCGACGTGCTGGCCGCGCAGGCGCGGCTGCGCCGATACCTCGGGCCGACGCCGCTGCACTACGCCGAGCGCTCCGGCTGCTGGCTGAAGCTGGAAAACCTGCAGCGCACCGGCTCGTACAAGGTCCGCGGCGCCATGAACGCGCTGCTGGCGGCGCGCGAGCGCGGAGACATTAGGCCCACCATCGCCGCCTCCGCCGGCAACCACGCGCAGGGCCTGGCCTGGGCCGCCTACCGTCTGGGCATGCAGGCGATCACGGTGATGCCCAAATCCGCGCCGGCCACCAAGATCGCCGGCGTCGCCCACTGGGGCGCCACGGTGCGCCTGCACGGCGACAGTTACGACGAAGCCAGGGCCTTCGCCGCCGAGCTGGCCGCGCAGCATGGCTACCGGCTGCTGTCCGCCTTCGACGACCCCGACGTGATCGCCGGGCAGGGCACCGTGGGCCTGGAAATCGCCAGCGCGCTGTCGCCGGACGTGGTGATCGTGCCGATCGGAGGCGGCGGGCTGGCAGCTGGCGTTGCGCTGGCGCTGAAAACTCAGGGCGTGCGGGTGATCGGCGCGCAGGTGGAAGGCGTCGATGCGATGGCGCGCGCGCTGCGCGGCGACAACCGGATCATCGAGCCGGTGGCCACGTTGGCCGACGGCGTGAAGGTGAAGATCCCGGGTGCGCTGACCCGCCGCGTGCTGGCGGAGCTGCTGGACGACGTGGTCATCGTGCGCGAGGCCGAGCTGCGCGAGACGCTGGTGCGCCTGGCGCTGGAGGAACACCTGATCGCCGAGGGCGCGGGCGCGCTGGCGCTGGCCGCGGGCAAGCGCGTCGCGGCCAGGCGCAAGTGCGCGGTGGTCTCCGGCGGCAATCTCGATGCATCGGTGCTGGCGGGGCTGCTGCAGGACGTGCGACCGCGCCCGCCGCGCAAACCGCGGCAACGCAGGCAGGAGCGACTTACGCCGCCGGCAGCCTCCACGCCCGCGCGTGCTGCCGGCCCGCTCCCGTCCGTCGCCATTCCCGTGCCGCGCGCCGCGCGCACAACACCCGCACCCGAGACCAGCTACGCATGA
- a CDS encoding 2-isopropylmalate synthase: protein MNASANAPEHASPDRVVIFDTTLRDGEQSPGFTMSSPQKIAFAHALADLGVDVIEAGFPNSSPADFGAVQAIARNVRGAAIAGLARCHAGDIEACARALDAAAAPRIHVFISTSPLHREHKLSMSKQQVIERAVMGVELALRHVDDVEFSAEDAFRTERDFLVEVFEAAIAAGARTVNVPDTVGYATPEEIRELFRFLRTNVKGANGVVFSAHCHNDLGLAVANSLAAIEGGARQVECTINGIGERAGNAALEELVMAMKVRGGWYGVDTRIDTPKLLDTSRLLSRITGIQVQRNKAVVGLNAFAHESGIHQHGMLKNRDTYEIMRPQDVGWPDSQLVLGRHSGRAAVADRLRALGHVLDDVQLDRVIADAKALTQTQHVIGDADLLRLVEGERFGPGWRVAAMHLTDEGQHTRARVELSDPEGHQVRQDARGDGPIAALFAALAQATGVDFALESYEVHSMGIGRDARGEANLSTRIDGETLTGQGTSRDVLEASAIAWLDVANRVLRTQATQPVAIPA, encoded by the coding sequence ATGAACGCAAGCGCCAACGCCCCGGAACACGCATCGCCCGATCGTGTCGTCATCTTCGACACCACCCTGCGCGACGGCGAACAGTCACCGGGTTTCACCATGAGCAGCCCGCAGAAGATCGCCTTTGCGCACGCGCTGGCCGATCTCGGCGTGGACGTGATCGAGGCCGGCTTCCCCAACAGCTCGCCGGCCGACTTCGGCGCCGTGCAGGCCATCGCACGCAATGTGCGCGGCGCCGCCATCGCCGGGCTGGCACGCTGCCACGCCGGCGACATCGAAGCCTGCGCACGCGCGCTGGATGCCGCCGCCGCACCGCGCATCCACGTGTTCATTTCCACCAGCCCGCTGCACCGCGAACACAAGCTGTCGATGTCGAAGCAGCAGGTGATCGAACGCGCGGTGATGGGCGTCGAGCTGGCGCTCCGGCACGTCGATGACGTGGAGTTTTCCGCGGAGGACGCCTTCCGCACCGAGCGCGACTTCCTGGTCGAGGTGTTCGAAGCGGCGATCGCCGCCGGCGCGCGCACCGTCAACGTGCCGGACACCGTGGGTTACGCCACGCCGGAGGAAATCCGCGAGCTGTTCCGTTTCCTGCGCACCAACGTGAAGGGCGCCAACGGCGTCGTGTTCAGCGCACACTGCCACAACGACCTGGGCCTGGCCGTGGCCAACTCGCTGGCCGCCATCGAGGGCGGCGCGCGGCAGGTGGAATGCACCATCAACGGCATCGGCGAGCGTGCCGGCAACGCCGCGCTGGAAGAACTGGTGATGGCGATGAAGGTGCGCGGCGGCTGGTACGGCGTGGACACCCGCATCGACACTCCCAAGCTGCTGGACACCTCGCGCCTGCTGTCGCGGATCACCGGCATCCAGGTCCAGCGCAACAAGGCCGTCGTCGGCCTGAACGCGTTCGCGCACGAGTCCGGCATCCACCAGCACGGCATGCTGAAGAACCGCGATACCTACGAGATCATGCGTCCGCAGGACGTGGGCTGGCCGGATTCACAGCTGGTGCTGGGCCGCCACAGCGGGCGCGCAGCGGTGGCCGACCGCCTGCGCGCGCTGGGCCATGTTCTGGACGATGTGCAGCTGGACCGGGTGATCGCCGACGCCAAGGCGCTGACCCAGACCCAGCACGTGATCGGTGATGCCGACCTGCTGCGGCTGGTCGAAGGCGAACGCTTCGGACCCGGATGGCGGGTGGCCGCCATGCACCTGACCGACGAGGGCCAGCACACCCGCGCACGGGTGGAGCTGTCGGATCCCGAAGGTCACCAGGTGCGCCAGGACGCACGGGGCGACGGCCCCATCGCAGCATTGTTCGCCGCGCTGGCGCAGGCCACGGGCGTCGACTTCGCACTGGAGAGCTACGAAGTGCACAGCATGGGCATCGGCCGCGACGCCCGCGGCGAAGCCAACCTGAGCACGCGCATCGACGGCGAGACGCTCACCGGCCAGGGCACCAGCCGCGACGTGCTGGAAGCCAGCGCGATCGCCTGGCTGGACGTCGCCAACCGCGTGCTGCGCACGCAGGCCACGCAACCCGTGGCGATCCCCGCCTGA
- a CDS encoding ACT domain-containing protein: MRYQLDLTLRRAEGALARVLGTTERRGFQPVSVDGETQDDGDRWHLRMTVEGSREPESLRHQLAGLYDCLAVDVREA, encoded by the coding sequence ATGCGCTACCAGCTTGATCTCACCCTGCGCCGCGCCGAGGGCGCGCTGGCGCGCGTGCTGGGCACCACCGAGCGACGAGGCTTCCAGCCCGTCAGCGTCGATGGCGAAACCCAGGACGACGGCGACCGCTGGCACCTGCGCATGACCGTGGAAGGCAGCCGCGAACCGGAAAGCCTGCGGCACCAGCTGGCCGGGCTGTACGACTGCCTGGCGGTGGACGTACGCGAAGCATGA
- the leuB gene encoding 3-isopropylmalate dehydrogenase encodes MHANIVVLPGDGIGPEVTAAAVAVLRAVAARYGHDFDFSEHLIGGAAIDASGSALPDATLAAARSADAILLGAVGGPKWSDPSAKVRPEQGLLAIRKALGLYANLRPVKPHAATLGASPIKPHLLQGVDLIVVRELTGGIYFGDKVRSDSDASDLCRYSVAEIERVVRHAARLARARSGRLTSVDKANVLETSRLWREVATRVVREEFPDVQLEHQLVDSMAMHLLARPRSFDVIVTENMFGDILTDEASMLAGSLGLLPSASLGEGSSGPDESAQPSRQIGLYEPIHGSAPDIAGKGVANPYAAILSAAMLLRHALGLEGEAQCVELAVSRALEAGVFTADLASDRSRAVGTRAVTAAVLEQLELPCHVMELRD; translated from the coding sequence ATGCACGCCAACATCGTCGTACTGCCGGGTGACGGCATCGGCCCCGAAGTCACCGCCGCCGCCGTTGCCGTCCTGCGCGCGGTGGCCGCGCGCTATGGCCACGACTTCGACTTCAGCGAACACCTGATTGGCGGCGCCGCCATCGACGCCAGCGGCAGCGCGCTGCCGGATGCCACGCTGGCGGCGGCCCGATCCGCCGACGCCATCCTGCTGGGCGCGGTCGGCGGACCGAAGTGGTCCGACCCCAGCGCCAAGGTGCGCCCGGAACAGGGGTTGCTGGCGATCCGCAAGGCGCTGGGCCTGTACGCCAACCTGCGCCCGGTCAAGCCGCACGCGGCCACGCTGGGCGCCTCGCCGATCAAGCCCCACCTACTGCAGGGCGTGGACCTGATCGTGGTGCGCGAGCTGACCGGCGGCATCTATTTCGGCGACAAGGTCCGCAGTGACAGCGACGCATCCGACCTGTGCCGCTACAGCGTCGCCGAGATCGAGCGCGTGGTGCGCCACGCCGCCCGGCTGGCGCGCGCGCGCAGCGGCAGGCTGACTTCAGTGGACAAGGCCAACGTGCTGGAAACCTCGCGGCTGTGGCGCGAGGTGGCGACGCGCGTCGTGCGCGAGGAGTTCCCGGACGTGCAGCTGGAACACCAGCTGGTGGATTCCATGGCAATGCACCTGCTGGCGCGGCCGCGATCATTCGACGTGATCGTGACCGAGAACATGTTCGGCGACATCCTCACCGACGAAGCCTCGATGCTGGCCGGCTCGCTGGGCCTGCTGCCGTCGGCTTCCCTGGGCGAAGGCAGCAGCGGGCCCGATGAATCGGCGCAGCCGAGCCGTCAAATTGGGCTATACGAGCCGATCCACGGCAGTGCGCCGGACATCGCCGGCAAGGGCGTTGCCAATCCCTACGCCGCTATCCTCAGCGCGGCGATGCTGCTGCGCCATGCGCTGGGGCTGGAGGGCGAGGCGCAGTGCGTGGAGCTGGCGGTTTCACGCGCGCTGGAAGCGGGCGTATTCACCGCCGACCTGGCCAGCGACCGCAGCCGCGCGGTCGGCACGCGCGCCGTTACCGCCGCGGTGCTGGAACAGCTGGAGCTGCCCTGCCATGTGATGGAGCTGCGCGACTGA